The Shewanella algae DNA segment TGCTCTAGCAGGGTGTCCAGGTGTTGATGATGGGGCTGCTTGAGGGTGACTTGCTTGTCAAACACCACCACGCAATTCAGTGTCGGGCACAAGGACTCCAACTCACAAGCCAGTTCATACTGAGCTTTGTTGTCCACAAACAATAGTTTGGCACCGGCATCATTGATGATATAAGCAGCTTGCTCCAGGGTGGAGGTAGGGTAAACCGGCACCACAACACCGCGGGCACGGATCACACCGACATCGACACAGGTCCATTGCGGGCAGTTGTGGGACAAGATCACGGCGCGATCCTGAACCTCAAAGCCATTGGCAATCAGAGTTCCGGCAATGGCAGCACTGATACGGTTAAATTCATTCCAGCTGACCTTATCCCAAGGCGCAGCCATTTCGAAGCCTTCCAGGGCGATATGCTCTGCGCGCGCTTTAAGCTGCTGGCGCAAGAGATGGGTGATTCTGTACTGCTCTAGAGACATAACTCGGTTTACCTTTTTAGCTTACAGCTGTTCCGCTTTTGAGATTCTACCCCAAGGCTCAGGCAAACATAAGAGCTTTTGCTCTAATTCCGTACAGTATCACGCTCCACTCATAGAGATCAGACCAGTTGTTATATCAGGGTTCCAGTACTTCTGTACGCCATAATCTATTGCGGCCAAGATGAAACAACGCCCTTGGTAAAGAGCAGCCTGACCCGCGCCACCGCAGCTAAGGAAGGTGCCTTGAACGCCAATTGCTGTGCAAGCCACTCTCTACAAAAGAGAAGGCCACGAGGACTTATTCGCACCTTCCCTAAGACTCACAGTCCAATCTTGGCGAAATGCAATAATCGCCCGGCCGGCTGCTTCATACTTGTTCCCTGTTATTCCTTGGTTCGGGGCCAATGTTTGACTATCAACTGTTGCAGCCCCTGTTGCGACAACCCCAATTGCTGCGCCGTTGCCAACAAGTCTTCAAGCTGCGGCATTATAATGGCCTCGGCCGACAAATTCTGATGGGCCCGGCGCTGGGCTACCCGGGTTGCCTGGCCGCGTCGCCGCTCCAGCCATCCCTGCTCCACCAACTGTTTCACCGCCCTGGAAACTGTCATGGGGTTTACAGCCAGATGCTCAGCCATCTGCCGCACCGAGGGCAATACGGTTTCCTCGGGCAGTTGGCCGCCGACAATCAGATGGATAATCTGCTCGCTCAATTGACGGTAGATGGGTTCGCCGCTGCCGGGGTTGACATGCAATAGTTCTAACATTAGCCTTGAAACACTGTATTAATACATTGATACACCAATAAAACTAACACACTCCGGCAGGAATGCCAAAAAGGAACACAAGCATGAAGCAAAGGAACTTTGGCCGGCACCACAGGCTTGCCGTAACCAGCATGCTGCTGTTGGCACTGGGGCTTTGTTGGACGCCGCTGAGTCAGGCACAGACAGCTTCCGAAAGCACGGGCTGTTATGTCGATGGTCTGTCTGAACGTCTGCGTTGCGGCACGATTCGAGTACCGGAGGATCCGCAAAAGCCCGAAGGGCGCCAGTTGGCAATCCACTATGCCGTCTTGCCGGCAATCAAGAATACCGCCCCCAATGAAGCCGTACTGGCCATCGCCGGCGGGCCGGGACAGTCGGCCATCGAAAATGCCGCCACCTTCAACCTGATCTTAAGCAAAGTGCGTCAAAACCGGGACATATTGCTGATAGATCAGCGCGGCACCGGCCAGTCCAACGCCCTTGAGTGTGCGGCGTTGGATCTGGAACAAACCCTGGCCTATAACGACGAAGCGCTCGATGTCGAACAGGAAACCCGTAACTGCCTGAGTAAGTTGGATGCCGACATCAGCCAATACGGCAGCGAGCAGGCATTGCACGACTTCGAAGCAGTTCGCCGGCATCTGGGTTATCAGAAGCTGCACCTTTATGGCATCTCCTACGGCAGCCGCATGGCTCAGCTCTATATGCGCCACTATCCCGAGGCACTCAAGACAGTGACCCTGGATGGCGTCGTGCCTATGCAGCAGAGTGTGCTGGCCATAGGTGCCGCCATTGGCCGGGCCCAGGATCTGCTGCTGAGCGATTGTGAGCAGGACGCTTTGTGCGCTCAGACCTACCCACAGCTGCGTCAGGAACTGAACCAGCTGGCCGAGCGCCTGGGGCAACATGCGGTGATGAAGAAGGTGCCTCATCCGGTAACCGGTGATATCGCCATGCTGACCCTGACCCGTAGCAAGCTGCTTGGCAGCCTGAGAATGGCGCTCTACAGCCCCTCGGTCAGAGCTCTGCTGCCCTACGCCATCCACCGGGCGGCCATGGAGGAATACCAACCTCTGCTGGGATTAATGGCTCTCAGTGTCGATAGCACAGGTATCGCCATGGGCATGCACGCCGCCGTGGTTTGCGGTGAAGATTGGCCCAGATTGACCGCCGCCGAGCGCCAACAGGCAGAGGCCAGCGTCATAGGCAAAGAGATGCTCAGCAGCCTGGACAGAAGCTGCCCTATCTGGAATGTCCCGGCCGCGGCGGCCACCTTTGCCGAGCCGATAGCCAGCGATATCCCCACTCTGTTGCTTTCCGGAGCCAAGGACCCCGCCACGCCGCCTTCCTGGGGTGAGCTGGCCATGGCTCAGTTGAGCAACGCCAGACACTTGATCTCCCCCTATGCCACCCATGGTGTTGCCGCCCAGTCCTGCGCCAATGAGCTGATCGCCGAGCTGGTCAAGGGCACGGCGCCGGACAAGTTGGACGGCGAGTGTCTCAACAAAGATGTGCGTCGCAGTTTCTATCTCAACGCCAGCACAGTGGAAGCCATTCCAGGAGGAACAAAATGATCAAGGTGACCAATCTGAGTAAGCGTATTGGCAAGGTTCAAGCCCTGGATGGCCTGAGTTTCAGCGCCGAAGATGGCATGATTACCGGCCTGCTCGGCCCCAATGGCGCCGGCAAGACTACCTGCCTGCGCACTGTGTTTGGCCTGCTGAAACCGGATGAAGGCATAGCCGAAGTCGACGGTATAGATGTCGGCCGCAATCCACTGGCGGCCAAGCAGCAACTGGGGTTGTTTCCGGATCCCTTCGGCCTCTATGAACGCCTGAGTCCGAGGGAATATATTCGTTTCTTCGCCGAACTCAGCGGCATGCCGAGCAAGGCCGCCAAGCAGGCGACTGCCGATGTGCTCGGCAAACTCAAGATGGACGATATTGCCGACCGCCACTGCAAGGGCTTTTCCCAGGGACAGCGGATGAAGACGGCACTGGCTCAGGCCATAGTGCATCAACCGACCAATATTATTCTCGACGAACCCACCCGCGGGCTGGATGTGATGAGCACCCGGGTACTGCGGGAG contains these protein-coding regions:
- a CDS encoding ATP-binding cassette domain-containing protein, whose protein sequence is MIKVTNLSKRIGKVQALDGLSFSAEDGMITGLLGPNGAGKTTCLRTVFGLLKPDEGIAEVDGIDVGRNPLAAKQQLGLFPDPFGLYERLSPREYIRFFAELSGMPSKAAKQATADVLGKLKMDDIADRHCKGFSQGQRMKTALAQAIVHQPTNIILDEPTRGLDVMSTRVLRELLLDLKRQGHCVLFSSHVMQEVAALCDKVIVMTQGRVVAVGSPADLCRQTGKESLEDAFIQLIGTDEGIAA
- a CDS encoding alpha/beta hydrolase, with amino-acid sequence MKQRNFGRHHRLAVTSMLLLALGLCWTPLSQAQTASESTGCYVDGLSERLRCGTIRVPEDPQKPEGRQLAIHYAVLPAIKNTAPNEAVLAIAGGPGQSAIENAATFNLILSKVRQNRDILLIDQRGTGQSNALECAALDLEQTLAYNDEALDVEQETRNCLSKLDADISQYGSEQALHDFEAVRRHLGYQKLHLYGISYGSRMAQLYMRHYPEALKTVTLDGVVPMQQSVLAIGAAIGRAQDLLLSDCEQDALCAQTYPQLRQELNQLAERLGQHAVMKKVPHPVTGDIAMLTLTRSKLLGSLRMALYSPSVRALLPYAIHRAAMEEYQPLLGLMALSVDSTGIAMGMHAAVVCGEDWPRLTAAERQQAEASVIGKEMLSSLDRSCPIWNVPAAAATFAEPIASDIPTLLLSGAKDPATPPSWGELAMAQLSNARHLISPYATHGVAAQSCANELIAELVKGTAPDKLDGECLNKDVRRSFYLNASTVEAIPGGTK
- a CDS encoding GntR family transcriptional regulator, with the protein product MLELLHVNPGSGEPIYRQLSEQIIHLIVGGQLPEETVLPSVRQMAEHLAVNPMTVSRAVKQLVEQGWLERRRGQATRVAQRRAHQNLSAEAIIMPQLEDLLATAQQLGLSQQGLQQLIVKHWPRTKE